From the genome of Magnolia sinica isolate HGM2019 chromosome 12, MsV1, whole genome shotgun sequence:
CTACCCACTCCCAAAAAGCATGTAGCAACCACTCTTTTCATTCCTCTTAGGAAGAGAGGAACCACAAAATTCAACGAGAACCCCCTTGGAGCTGTTTCTAGGGATGAATGGCTATCTCGTCTCAGACACCTACAAGGTAGGACTGTTGCTTCTCATGTTTCTAATGACAGATAAAATTATGGTTCGGAATGCTCGTGTAGTGGGAAATAATCCCACTATCAGATCCCTAAAATGTTTAATCACTGTTCACAACCCTTGGATTGTCGCGATTTTGGAACCCATGCTCAGGGAATCTAAAAGGGTGCAAGTCTGCCTACGAATTGGATTCCATGTTTCCTTCTCCAATGTGGACTATGGCGGAAAATTTTGGATATTCAGCAAGACTCAAGAAGATGTTACAGTGATCTCCAAATCATCCCAGGTTCTATCCTTCTCCACTATCGCCCACCGAACTAAAATTCCTATATCTATATCAGTGGTCCATGCCAGTTGTTCTAGAATTCAGACGAAAATCCTCTGGGAGGATATGGCTTCTCTAGCCTCGTTTGTGCAGGGTGCCTAGGCGATGTGCAGAGATTTCAATGTTGTCAATGAAGCTACAGATTGTAGGAGAAGTCGTTTCGATATTGCCAGCGCCAGAGATTTTACCGAGGCCATTAACACGACGGGCCTTTAGGATGTAGGTTTTAGGGAAATTGTTTCACCTGGTCTAATAACCAATCGGGTGCATATGGATTAGATAATCTTGACCTTTGATTAACGTAACTCATTAATGTTCTACAACGAGGCTACTAGGCTCATTAGGGAGATTTTGTCTGATTATGACcctttttataggtggggccaaGGGGTGTGGATAGCTTAGTTTGAGGTAAATATATGCGACGTGTATAATTGCTTCATATCCGTGAATGAATGGTAAATAATGGGAAGGGAAACCTAAGGCAATTTTCACACTACACGTCAACATCTACAAAATGATCTAAGATGTCTGATGTGGTGGTCCATGGACTGCGATGAGCAACCATTCAAGAAGAAACCAATGCAACCATTTGATTTATGGACACCCAAAATCGTAGAATCGTTAATGGTTCACCTTTGATTCCACCTTTtcgaatggttaggattattCTGGCAGAAAGAAGAGGACCATGTATGGCCTACCTaatgttgggcccacctcgaaGTGGGTCTTCCACCAGATTTTTTTTGTTGGATTATTCCTACCACCAATTAATGGATGTTCGTTAACATTCATCAAATAATTAAGACCATTGATTTCATATTAATGGCCCATTAGGCATTAGCAGATTCTTGCAGCGTAATTATTGGCTTGTGACCCACATAAAGTTGGAAAATTGACTTGAACAGCTCATCAAGGAACAAGTATCTCAGGTGCACAAAATTGTGTTACAAACAACCCTAGCTATTCAATATGAGGACACTTCCAATCATATGATTGTATTtgaacatgtgtggcccacctgatgacgtgactggactgttttttttttttttgccagctACACGAATGGGATAGgtcacttgatgaatggactggatctctcgCAAATGTGATACAATGGCATTGTGGCGAGTCAGATTAGAAATCATCTGTTCCACGTAGGTACCACATTTCTCTATGTTATCGGCCGTGGATCATTGTAACAGTAACTTCATTTACTGAGCATTTTTTGTGACTCCTCTCTGAAGAATCTGATTCCGACTGGCTTCTCCTTTCCGTAAATGCAGGCTGTTTGGGTTTACGAAAATTTGCAATATCGCTATCTAGCATGAAAACTACAGAAGACATGGTTGGCCTGTCAGTCGCGAACTGTTGGACACATAAGAGCCCCACATGGATGCATCTCAGCACTTCAGATTGTGGAAATGACTCTCCCAATGCAGTATCAATCATCTCCAACATCTTGTTTTCGTTCCATAATCGCCACACCTGAAACAATATGCAAACAAGGAGCTTGGAAGATCTAACATTTTTAGCTAAGGAAATATATTCATAAGACAGTTTGCTTATGGAACAGGGCGTCTgagacattcatcatgtggggcccactttgaacaTGCCCTACTGCAAATGCAAAAAATCAGAATGGTCTGCTCATTATGTAGAGGTAAGAGAAAAAAGTGTGGTTTCAGAGAAAATTTCTAATAATCTATATTGAACCTAGGCCAGTGCTTATTCATGgtttgacccacctgatgaatggacccaatcctctcttctctctctcactgctAAGATAGATGGTGGTTTGAAAACTCCACTTACATGACCCAACAAGCTTAGAGAGTGTTCATGGTGATAAAATCCAGTGTTCCTTTTACCACTCACAATCTCTAACAACAAGACCCCAAAGCTAAAGACGTCTGATTTCTCTGAAAACCGTCCTTCCATGGCATACTCCGGGGACATATAGCCACTGCATTCCAATAATTTATATTAGTTTCTGTGTTAGGAATGTGATTCTCAAATAAGGCAGGCTAAATAATATAATAGCTATTCAAATGAAGCAATGACATAGGCTGTATTTGGATGCACAAGCTAATTGAATtgtgaaaacattttttttttcttcagcaAAATCCCTTTTGTATTGAAGAGGAAGTGGAACATACCACACTGTACTGGGCAAATACAACTATTTCAGGCATGGCATACTCCGGAGATAGTTGTATTAAACAGGAAGTGGAACATACCACACTGTTCAAACTGAAAAGCACTTCATATGTGAAAACATTCAATTCTGTTGTGGGGGAACAGCAAATTTTGATAATATTTCCCGGCTATGTTTGGATATGCCattcaattgaattgcaatacTAATTCAGTCATCACAGCCTCAATGTGAATGCTTGGGAAGGAAATTGGAATTTGGTTATTTTCACTTTTTCAAAGTAATACTGATTGCAATTTAATTCTGCAGTGCATCCAAACGTGGCCTAAGAAAGAACTTAGTATCAAATTCAATTATCATAAATGATGTTATTCATCAAAATATACTCTATGAAATGTAAAGCATCTGATTGTTGTGacaaaaacataaaaagggaatgATCCTATGCAACTAGCTTTGAACATGATACCATGCAAATGAGGTGCATTGGACAATCATCAATCTGGAGATCAAAATTTATCCAGCCCAGTCTTCATGGGTGGTCAGGGCAAAATCACATTGTTGATATAATCCTAATCATCTGATTAATGGTTTGCAAAATGGATGATCTGGGCATGGTTCAATAAATGACGTCCCATCTTCTAACAAGATCAcccaatatggattgtttataTATAGAGAAGAGGCTGCTACTTACTATGTCCCAACAACCCTGTTAGTTCTTACTAGATTTTCATCTCCTCCGAAGATCCTTGCCATGCCAAAATCCGATATCTTTGGATTCAAGTCTCCATCTAGTAGAATATTACTCGCCTTAAGATCTCTGTGAATGATCTTCAATCTCGAATCTCGATGAAGATAAAGAAGCCCTCGAGCAATCCCTTCCACAATGCGGAAGCGTTTGGCCCAATCCAGTACTGATTGGTGGCTTGGATCTAACAAAGATATGACACCAAAACCTATTTTCAGTGGGCAAAGATATGCAAAGTATTAAAATGGGTTTTTCGTTTGTACTTGTAAGGCCCATCTTTAAGTGATTCAAACCATCAATCTgggttttcatttttatttttatttattttttattttttataaagaagaaaaaccatcaatttgatgggccccactgtagacAGACCCGATTGGAAAAATAAAATCCAAGACATATAACCATTGTGTAATGGCTAGGGTTTTTGTTGCATgattcactgtggggcccataatatTAATGGTTAGGATCACGGTTTCACGGGCTCTGCGTGTACAAACTGAAAAGCAACTCATATGTGTAATTGATGAGGTCGTAGAGATATCTGACCAAAGAGAAAGGAATCCAAGCCCTTGTTGGGCATGTACTCGTATACCAAAATCTTCTCTTCTCGTTCGATGCAACAACCCAAGAGCCTAACAAGATTCCTGTGTTGGAGTTTGGAAATCAGCATAACCTCGTTCTTGAATTCCTGTAATCCTTGCCCAGAGGTTTTGGAAAGCCTTTTCACTGCTATTTCCTGTCCATCTGGGAGCTTGCCCTAGAAACAATCATCAAGCGTGTAAATTAATGTTTGTGTATGCTCATACCACACGTCTGTATCCACCCCATCTACACCGTGCCACGTGCAAAGTGGACGACAGACTTTTCTGTTTTAGTGGGCCAATATCATAGATCAAGAGTTTCGAGCAAACCACATCGAATGAGTCAATGGATTTTTACTTCCCATTCATGTTTACACAACCTTCCGGAGTGAAGTACACCGGCTGGCTTGTAACATAAGATCCAATGTTTGCTGGGCCAGTGAAAGAATCAAATGAATGGCTGAAAGAAATATTAACCATGGTTCTTTAGAAGCCCAGTTTATGGTGGggtcacatgatggacgacttagatCTCAAACACGTGTACCACGTTGAGGCACGTGTAGATGTGTAAAGATGGTCTACACGCTTGTGTGAGACACTGTGTCGTGAAAAGAAAGGAATTCTACCTTGTAAACAGGACCAAAACCTCCTTCTCCAAGTTTATTTGCATCACTAAAATGCTGTGTTGCCTTTGCTATCATCCTAAATTCGAAAATGGGTAATTCGGGGCCTTGTGTTTGGTTTCCACCATCTCTCCGTATATCAGCATCCGAAGAGTTTCCGAGTGCATCTAGATTCCGGCCCATATGAAATAACGTCATTTCCTGCCATTTTATCTTCCTTACTGAATCTAGAAttagtaaaggaaaaaaaaaatcaatatgaaGTAGACAAATTGGTAATAATTTCATTTGATAATTGATGCAGAGCGGGtcacactttcatggcaaagatggacctaAGAAGACCCGATGGGAGGTGAAacgatccggaccgtcagaaccttaaatcagttATATCTGGTAAACTGGGATGAgctttttgacatattatatatgattttggggtaagagaacgTACATAAgtcaaccaaccctgctatgatGGGTTGCCCATGtcggatttgtgagattctatcAGAAAAGACTTATTTTGTTTcgtttttttactataaatagtaagttgtagTTCGAATATAACTtgtgatcctttgagttgtaggagttgtgcccaatgtaaaaaagggcttagaaaagttaaaaaatagcttggttgggccaaattggggACTTATATTTTTTGTCAAaaatcatgaagtctagtaggaatcgaggccatctataaatagaaagtttactatttatagaaagtcatatttttagggtgtttgagttagaGTTTAAGTCTAAACCTCTATCTTAggtttgaactcattatttaaagggtcgtaatttcaattcttttttttcattaatcaaattatttcaaaattaattaGAAATTATTTGTGCTTTTATCCCTTATGGATTCAAGGAAagtatgtgaggagtccagagaggttCGAATCTCGTAGTAGTtattccttgaggaagatggtgatcaacctcatcacatctagagttgtacacaagtcaaaccgagtcaagcttagcacaactcgacttggctcggccagtaGTTAacccccagctcgaactcagctcagcttggtcctcgagcctgactagccagcttggctcagttcggttagtagctcgggccagttcgagctgagttcgaacaagcgcaacattttctcaaacacaaaaTGTATATTCAAATTTTCGCataatgcaaaacaataacaatagtttacaggtatttcatcaaacactcttctggcaccatcaaaatcaagatatgagggtagttttataatgtaaaatttttattttcttatagtgatttgtttcatattcattcCTTCTTCCCCACCAACCAATCCCGTGGAAAATGTATGCACCCAAAgcaatacttcgttgagtcatttcatcaaacacttggttagCAGGGTCAACATcgaaataaccgagtcaccgagccaatcgagttgaggtttgatctgATTCAAGTCGAGCTTGGACAAGCTCGAACCTGGTTTGaattttttttgagctccaaaaaccaagTCAACTCAATTTGAATCCAATTACAAGCCGAGGCGAGTAGAGCATGCTGACCGAGTTAACTAGGTGTGAAAGATCATTGTTGAGCCGTCACGGGTGTACAAGGAAGCCTATGTAAATGCCATAGCACATCCCAAAATGGCATAGGTGTgaaaaatccaagccattcatcagatgaGTCCCACCATGCCTATGGCTGAACTAGAATAATACGGTCTTTCTGCTGATCAGTTAAGCCACAATTGGGACTACCCTATTTTTTTAAAGTAGGGCACCTATAAGTTAGGATCCAccaagtggatggcttggatttcaagcacatggagtGGCGAGTAGATTGTTCTCTTGCACATACGTTTGGTCTCTTAGCAAAGCACTGTGTATTTACCTCTTTGTTTAGTGGTCCACCTCCTATAAATGCAGGCGCACACAACAATAATAACTACTCCTAAAACCACAATTACTACAATGATAATTGCCTTAAGTCCTCTCTTTCCACCTGCATTtgtaataaaaaggaaaaaagaaaataagtaaCTATTTATAAAAATGATAAAGAGAGACCACATGAGTCCAACGATCATAAgcagggctgtcaatggaccaGGCCGGCTCTCTGGGTCGAGCACAATACAATGTTTATCAACAGGTGGGTTGGGTCTAAGACTCCGTCTGCCCGCACAGATCTTGCTCATTGGTTgaggagcggattgcctgtgaccccggaaCAGACATATCTATGTGCTGGGGCTGTGTGGGATctacagagatgtccgtgataaatccactccatccatctgtttggaaAGACCACGGTAGTACATGGTTCTAAAAATcatgcatatccaaaacttatgtgggtcaCACTAACAAAACAGTGTGAACAacaacgtccactgttgaaatattcttCGAGCTGACCATGAtctttatatgatatccaaaccgttcatagaaatATTACCACTgtgataaactgtaggaacaaatataatTCTGATACAAAACTTATCTCACCATCAGGagttcaatttccactgtttcgtgTGATATGACCTACATGATTTTTGGATCCGTCTGAATTTTATATTCCTGTCCTATTGTGATCTTTCAGAACACGTAGACGGATTCGATTTTTCATGGACATCTCTGTCGGCCCCACACATCTCTGGGCACAGAGATATCTTATCTAtgtgcccggggtcacaggcaatccgctccccatACGTTGATGGCTGGCCTGGGGCTCGGAGTTACTTTCAATCAAATCCGCTGACTGAAAAGTCGATTCTAGCGCATAAGATCATCCAATTAGCCTATTTTTATAGTTGCCGTAAATTTGTGATGGGGACTTtcagatgaacggttcggatcttgTATCCGTTCCATGTGTTTCCATCACGAATCGTGCGCAATTGGCGTTCCTCCAAACATCAATTGCAGTCAGTCGTGCATTGAAGGTCAGAGTTTAacttataaaaagaaaaattggACTTTTCAAGCTGAGTACGTTTTGCCTACGATCACTACAACCGATGAAATCTTTGCCGACGGGAATCTGGCGTGGCTAGAACTTCACTTTTACCGGCGAAATTATTTTCGTCGGTAAACCTTCACCTTTCCATTTCTATCCACGCTGTACATCCATTGTTTTCAGCTcattccacgctgtccatccattgttttcaGCTCATATTAGtgtatatacaaaaaatgaggcagatccaaatctaaattggaccacaccatattgaaacagtggtgattgaacacccaccattaaaaacttcccagggcctaatggtcatttgtcatccaacctgttcataaggtcacgtaaacctagatgaaggaaaagaataaatatcaacttgatctaaacccTTTTgttgcccccaagaaatttttaacggtggccattcaatcaacattgtttcgtgtggcgagctccacctgagtgttggatctatcTCACTTTTGGGCTGATACACCTAAAATGAGCaacaaaaatggatagatggcctggattaaacaaatacaacatggtgtgcccatagagcactgaccagtaGCGACCTCGCCTCTAGCAAGGTCGGTGAGCAATCAGCATCGGTTTTTGTGTGTGGCGCCACTGGGCCAATACAAAGTAATGATCCGACGGTCAAAACCGTCCATATTTTGAGAGCTATTTTATATGACCTATGCAAGACCAGGAATTGGCCAGCATGTGTTGCCCCACTGGATTGACACAAAGTGATTATCTGATGATCGAGACCGTATATCAGATGACCGTTTTACCCTCATTACAGGGCAGAAATGACTTTATGATCTgataatctcaaccgtccattcttTGAGAGCTAATTTACATGCATGACCTATGATCCAATACTCAAGCTGAAGGAATGATCCTGATGATCATTCAGTTTTGAAATCTGTCAAGCTTGAGTTCATTGAAAATTCATAAAGTAGCTCATTCAGATCATTGGATTACCTctaaatgtgggccccagtggaaCCTAAGGGCTCCACACAAGCCGTTGATCACGATCCCTTATCATAGGTAAAACAACTTCCACTCAGTTTTTCTTGTGTAATGacaggaaatatatatatattcaagaaaCATCAAATGAAATTTTGTTTAACTAGCTAGAAAGAACTAAAAGAGAGTTAGGCGTACCGAGTTCGGAATCTGCAAGACGGATGTAAATATTCTCTCCACCAGAGCTGAATTCTTCAATATCCATCAAATCTCCACCCCAGTTCATACACCCGATTCCACTAACAAAGGCGTGGGCAATACAAGAACAGTTCTTCAGACAATCATCTTCGCAGGCCTTTCCATCACTCACGCCACGCTTCCAATCTGAAAAATCCGGCATTTTCACCCCTCCAATCGTCAAAAATCCATCTCCTTTCCCTCCTTCATTACTACAATTCAACTGGGCTTTTCTTACACACCCACCTGACCAATTCCCACTATTCCACTCGGCAATCGACTTAGGCTGGAATCCTTGCATACATACACATATACGCGAGCCCAACTCCTTGCAAATCCCAAACGGCCCGCACAGGCCATAAAGGCCACACCTCGTACGCATGTGCATCCATGGAATGGACCATTCCTTCTTTTGTAGGTTCCAATTCGTCCGCTTGATCACACCTGACCACTCGAGCCACAATCTCGTATATTCTTCAGTGTAGTAAGAATATGTGTAGACGATTGTCTTCTTCTCTTCATCTGTAACCAAGTTGGGACCGTTAAGGTAGACGTTGTACATGTACGGCATCCCAATGAATATCCTTCCATTCCATTGCCCACTTCGCCAGTATCGGGCAGACCCATTCCATACTAGCACTTGTGGTATCATATGAAGCTCAAGGCCTAAAGTGAAACTCCCCAGGGAAGGATCCTCTTCGCCCTTCCAAGATGTTAGAATCGTCCTCTTCCCTGTCTTTAGATCGGCCCTGAGCTTCATCAGCGGCAGGAACGAATCCGTTGGATGATCGAAGCTCTCCCATAAgatgctactatttgaatctccAATCCTAAGAATGAGATTGCCCGTGTCTTCAAGCGTTGCGGTTGTATCGTTCGATGCGGTGGAAGTGCCTGATGACCAGAGAGTCTTTCCTCTTCCATCTAAAACCGCTAGATTGCCGTCCCCACTTACCGCGAAAACTCCAGATGAATCCTTAAGTGGGTTTTCTCTGTTGGCCACCCAAACCACCGTTTGGGGTGGGACGCTGTGGTACCATATCCCGACATAGCGGTTTGTGGAAGTTCTAGGGCTGAAGAATCCCAGTTCAAAGACCTCACCGGGCGAAAGAAGGGTCTGGCCCTCTTTGATTGGTTGTGTGGGAGTAATGGTAGAGATTGCAGtgcaagaaggaaagagaaagagaaaaggaagaagagctTTTACATTTCTCATGCTTCCAACAATAGCAGTTAATCCACGAGaactcgtgtttttttttttttaaatgaagaagaagaagaagaa
Proteins encoded in this window:
- the LOC131221816 gene encoding receptor-like serine/threonine-protein kinase SD1-6 isoform X2 is translated as MSPEYAMEGRFSEKSDVFSFGVLLLEIVSGKRNTGFYHHEHSLSLLGHVWRLWNENKMLEMIDTALGESFPQSEVLRCIHVGLLCVQQFATDRPTMSSVVFMLDSDIANFRKPKQPAFTERRSQSESDSSERSHKKCSVNEVTVTMIHGR
- the LOC131221816 gene encoding G-type lectin S-receptor-like serine/threonine-protein kinase At1g11330 isoform X1, with the translated sequence MRNVKALLPFLFLFPSCTAISTITPTQPIKEGQTLLSPGEVFELGFFSPRTSTNRYVGIWYHSVPPQTVVWVANRENPLKDSSGVFAVSGDGNLAVLDGRGKTLWSSGTSTASNDTTATLEDTGNLILRIGDSNSSILWESFDHPTDSFLPLMKLRADLKTGKRTILTSWKGEEDPSLGSFTLGLELHMIPQVLVWNGSARYWRSGQWNGRIFIGMPYMYNVYLNGPNLVTDEEKKTIVYTYSYYTEEYTRLWLEWSGVIKRTNWNLQKKEWSIPWMHMRTRCGLYGLCGPFGICKELGSRICVCMQGFQPKSIAEWNSGNWSGGCVRKAQLNCSNEGGKGDGFLTIGGVKMPDFSDWKRGVSDGKACEDDCLKNCSCIAHAFVSGIGCMNWGGDLMDIEEFSSGGENIYIRLADSELGGKRGLKAIIIVVIVVLGVVIIVVCACIYRRWTTKQRDSVRKIKWQEMTLFHMGRNLDALGNSSDADIRRDGGNQTQGPELPIFEFRMIAKATQHFSDANKLGEGGFGPVYKGKLPDGQEIAVKRLSKTSGQGLQEFKNEVMLISKLQHRNLVRLLGCCIEREEKILVYEYMPNKGLDSFLFDPSHQSVLDWAKRFRIVEGIARGLLYLHRDSRLKIIHRDLKASNILLDGDLNPKISDFGMARIFGGDENLVRTNRVVGTYGYMSPEYAMEGRFSEKSDVFSFGVLLLEIVSGKRNTGFYHHEHSLSLLGHVWRLWNENKMLEMIDTALGESFPQSEVLRCIHVGLLCVQQFATDRPTMSSVVFMLDSDIANFRKPKQPAFTERRSQSESDSSERSHKKCSVNEVTVTMIHGR